The following nucleotide sequence is from Microbacterium imperiale.
TCGCCGTTGAAGTCGTACTCCCACACGTGATCGAGGATCTGCGCCTTGCTCAGCACGCGGTTGGGGTTGAGCATGAGGTAGCGCAGCAGCTTGAACTCCGTCGGCGACAGGTCGATCGAGGCGTCGCCGACCTGCACGTCGTGCGTGTCCTGGTCCATCGTCAGCTCACCCGCGCGGATGATCGACTCCTCGTCGGCCTGCATCGTGCGCCGGAGGATGGCCTGGATGCGCGCCACGATCTCGTCGAGGCTGAACGGCTTGGTGACGTAGTCGTCACCGCCCGCGTTGAGGCCCTCGATCTTGTCCTCGGTCTCGTCCTTCGCGGTGAGGAAGAGGATGGGGGCCGTGTAGCCCGCGCCCCGCAGGCGCT
It contains:
- a CDS encoding response regulator transcription factor, with translation MTAPRILVVDDEPNIRDLLITGLKFAGYQVRAVGNGAQTISAVLEEEPDLIVLDVMLPDMNGFSVTKRLRGAGYTAPILFLTAKDETEDKIEGLNAGGDDYVTKPFSLDEIVARIQAILRRTMQADEESIIRAGELTMDQDTHDVQVGDASIDLSPTEFKLLRYLMLNPNRVLSKAQILDHVWEYDFNGDAGIVESYISYLRRKIDPHSSEPLIQTKRGFGYMLKADKSA